CGTGAATGGCAACTTGACGAACTCATCGATGCCATCTGCCGTCGTTATGGAATAGCAGCGAAAGAACTCAAAGCGCCTGGAAAGAAGAGGCCATTCAGCGAGGCAAGAGCAGTTGCTGCAGTTCTTGTCCAGGAATCACCGCATCTCACCCTGACAGAACTAGGCAAGGTGCTGCAACGTGATATCACTGCCCTTGGCAAGGCAGCGCAGCGCTTGATCCGGCAGGCTGATGCTCGGCTGATAAAACTCCTTGAGGAGTTACGGGGCGAGATGGAAGAAATGTCCGAAAGTCAAGCCTGACACCCCATTCCGCCCTGACACCCCATTCCGCCCCAAATAAACCGGCCCCCGCACCCACGTGCAGGACGTCACCACCTTCACTTACGACGCCAACGGCAACATGCTGACAAAGACCGAAGCTTTAATCGGCACCACCCGTTATGACAACTACGACGCCCTGGGCAACCCAGGCACCATTACCGATCCAAACGGCAATGCCACCACCTACACCTATGACACCGCAGGCAGGGCACTATTCGTCAAAGCCCCCGGAGACATAAACCCCACCGAATACACCTATACCACCGGCGGGTGTGGCAGCTGCGGCGGATCAACCAACCGCATCGCCTCCATCATCCAGCCCGAAGGAAACCGTATCGACTATACCTATGACACCAACGGCAAACTGACCAAGATTGCCGATAGCCAGAATAACAGCATCAACTACAGCTACGACAGCGAAGGGAACAAACTGAAAGAAGAGATCAAAGATCCGTCAGGCATCCTGCAAAAGACCATCAGCTACCAATACGACGTCATCAACCGCCTCAAGCAGATCAAAAACCCCGATGCCACCTACACCGAATTCGGCTACGACGCCCTCGGCAACCGAACCAGCAGCAAAGACCCCAAACAAAACCTGACCACCAGCCAGTACGACGCCCTGAGCCGCCTCACCGCCACCATCCAGCCCGGCAATGTCACCACCGGCTTCACTTACGATACAAATAACAACCTGACCACCGTAACCGACGCCAACAGCAACAGCACCACCTACAAATACGACGATCTGGGCAGAAGGAGCCTATGGGGTCAGGCTTGACTTTCGGATATTTACGGTGATGGAAAATCTTAAGGGGACGTTCCTGCTTTATGAAAATCTTAAGGGGACGTTCCGAAAATCTTAAGGGGGCGTCCCTGCTTTATTGCATTAGCCAACATTTCCGCACCGACGTGCAGGATGTCACCACCTTCACCTACGACGCCAATGGCAACATGCTAACAAAAACTGAGCCTCTCATTGGCACCACCACCTACGACAATTACGATGCCCTGGGCAATCCCGGCACCATCACCGATGCCAACGGCAATGCCACCATCTATACCTATGATGCTGCCGGTCGGGTGCTGACCGTCAAGGCCCCTGGGGATACCAACTATACCGAATATATCTACACCGCCAGTGGCTGCGGCAGTTGCGGCGGGGCCACTACCCGCATCGGCACCATCATCCAGCCCGAAGGCAATCGCATCGACTATACCTATGACACCAACGGCAAACTCCAAAAAATCACCGACAGCCAGAATAACAGCATCAACTACAGCTACGACAGCGAAGGGAACAAGCTGAAAGAAGAGATCAAAGACCCGTCAGGCATCCTGCAAAAGACCATCAGCTACCAATACGACGTCATCAACCGCCTCAAGCAGATCAAAAACCCCGATGCCACCTACACCGAATTCGGCTACGACGCCCTCGGCAACCGAACCAGCAGCAAAAACCCCAAACAAAACCTGACCACCAGCCAGTACGACGCCCTGAGCCGCCTCACCGCCACCATCCAGCCCGGCAATGTCACCACCGGCTTCACTTACGATACAAATAACAACCTGACCACCGTAACCGACGCCAACAGCAACAGCACCACCTACAAATACGACGATCTGAACGGGCGGCTAGGGGGACGTTGCTTGCTAATTAACTATTGTCACTGAGCAATAGTTATGTTGGCTTGCGCTCATGCCACGCCAACCACGTCTTGACATACCCGACGTCCTCCATCACATCATTGTTCGCGGGATCGAACGCCGTGACATTTTCGCTGAAGATGCTGACAAGGAACGTTTTGTGGCAAGCCTTTCTGCCCTGCTCACGAAAAGCGCCACCAAGTGTTATGCTTGGGCGCTCATGTCAAACCATTTACATCTGCTTCTCATGCCGACCAGAGTTTCTCTTGCTGAAACCATGCGCCGTCTGCTGACCGATTATGCCGTTTACTTTAATCGCAAATATCAGCGCTGCGGCCATCTGTTCCAGAACCGCTACAAGTCCATACTCTGCGAGGAGGATCCTTACTTTCTCGAACTTGTGCGCTATATCCATTTGAACCCGCTACGAGCGGGCATGGTTTCCGATATGAATGAACTGGGAAGCTACCCGTGGAGTGGCCATGCAGTATTACTCGGTAAGCGGGCCATGGAAGGTCAGGAGACGGACGAGGTACTGACACGTTTTGGAAATACCAGGGCACGCGCAGTTCGTGGCTATTGGCAGTTCGTCGCCGATGGAATTACCACAGGACATCGCCAGGATCTGGTCGGGGGCGGACTTAAGCGCAGCCAGCCCGATTGCATGGAGATCAAAGAAATAGCCGCCTTTGATGAGCGAATCCTTGGCAGTGGCGGGTTTGTGGAAAAGTTGACCCAGGGGGCCAGCGTGGTGGAGAAGAATAAACCACGTCTTGCCTTGGTTGAATTGCTAGACAGAGTCTGTGCCGTGACCGGAGTGGTTGCAGACCGAATGCAGTGTCCCGGCAAAGAGCGCGCCGTAGCACGGGCAAAAGCTATCTTCTGCTACTTGGCAGTACGTGAGTATGGCTATACGGGCACAGAGGCCGGGAAGGTCGTAGGGATCGGCTCGGCAGGCGCGTCTATAGCGGCCAGACGGGGAGCGGAGTTATTGAAGAGTTACCCGGAGCTGGGGATATAAAATTGAAGGGGAGGCAGTTAGTTGATTAGCTAACAACGTCCCTCCCAAGGACCCTCCCAAGGACCCTCCCAAGGACCAACAACGTCCCTCCCAAGGACCCTCCCAAGGACCTCCCTCCCAAGGACCCTCCCAAGGACCCTCCCAAGGACCCTCCCAAGGACCCTCCCAAGGACCCTCCCAAGGACCCTCCCAAGGACCCCAATCAGCCACTTTCCCAAATCGGTATCAATGATTTCTCGGGATATGTGTCCCCACGTTGTTAAAAATGGAATGCGGTGATCCGAATGTGAAATTAGGCTTGGCGGCTCCTCGGAAAGGCCCAGTTAGGCTTACGTCGCCGCGCCTTGCCGGGAACCGAAATCCCTCGAAATTCTGGCAGAGAACTAACCTTAGAGGGCACTAGAAGTCAACTTCGACCTGCAGAACATCCAGGAATTTGTTGAAGGCTGTAAAGAGTTCCATGACGCCAAGTGCTTCAATTATCTCGGCATCGATAGCGCCTGTTTGCTTGAGCGCAGCAAACTCTTCATCGGGAACTCGCAATGGAGTGGTGTTTGCTTTCCGGGCAAAGGATATCAGTGCCCGTTCCTTGGTAGTGAAATTCGCCTGCTCCAGGTCTTCTTCAATTGATCTTATCTCTTCCTCAGACACTCCAATTGCCCGCAACGCTCCCGTGTGAGCCGCGACACAGTAAGCACAGCCATTATCTCGTGAAACCAGAACGGCAATGGCCTGTTTGGTCTTCTGGCTTAACGTTCCCTCTCCCATTACCGCCTTTACCTTGTTCCAGTTGGCCTTGAGTAACGGCAGGTGATTGGCATAGGTGAGAAAGAGGTTCGGGACTTTCCCGAATGCACCTTCTATCTCGGCGAAAACTTCTTTTACTTCTTTTGTGGCTGTCGTTACGTCATAGGTTGCTATCCTGGCCATTTTCTTGTCCTCCATTTCTGAATAGTGTACCCAGTCTCTCTGTTCAAGTTCGCAAATCTAGAGTGATTCGTAATGTCTCAATACACTCTTTCATCGGCCGCTCATCCTTTTTGAGCCGGGACATCATGATGCCACCCTCTATAGTTGCGATGATGTGTTTTGCCAAAGCTTCACTACGGCGGATGAAGGGGGGCAGTATTCGACCCACCCCTTTCTTTTTTGTTGTTGATGCAATATAGTTCCCGATGCCAGCAGTCTGTCGGACTTAGGAATGAATCTGCTGCTATCCTCTTGCTGCGATCCCCTAAGTCACTCCTAGCCGAAAGGAAACCAAGCATATGAGCCGAACCCTTATTAGTATGATTGAGCAGATGGAGCCGGGAGTGGTAATCCTCAACGATGATCTGACGGTCTCTTCCGTGAGCAGCATGATTTTCCTGA
This region of Geotalea daltonii FRC-32 genomic DNA includes:
- a CDS encoding RHS repeat protein codes for the protein MQDVTTFTYDANGNMLTKTEALIGTTRYDNYDALGNPGTITDPNGNATTYTYDTAGRALFVKAPGDINPTEYTYTTGGCGSCGGSTNRIASIIQPEGNRIDYTYDTNGKLTKIADSQNNSINYSYDSEGNKLKEEIKDPSGILQKTISYQYDVINRLKQIKNPDATYTEFGYDALGNRTSSKDPKQNLTTSQYDALSRLTATIQPGNVTTGFTYDTNNNLTTVTDANSNSTTYKYDDLGRRSLWGQA
- a CDS encoding carboxymuconolactone decarboxylase family protein is translated as MARIATYDVTTATKEVKEVFAEIEGAFGKVPNLFLTYANHLPLLKANWNKVKAVMGEGTLSQKTKQAIAVLVSRDNGCAYCVAAHTGALRAIGVSEEEIRSIEEDLEQANFTTKERALISFARKANTTPLRVPDEEFAALKQTGAIDAEIIEALGVMELFTAFNKFLDVLQVEVDF
- a CDS encoding LmrA/YxaF family transcription factor; the protein is MGRILPPFIRRSEALAKHIIATIEGGIMMSRLKKDERPMKECIETLRITLDLRT
- a CDS encoding transposase, translating into MPRQPRLDIPDVLHHIIVRGIERRDIFAEDADKERFVASLSALLTKSATKCYAWALMSNHLHLLLMPTRVSLAETMRRLLTDYAVYFNRKYQRCGHLFQNRYKSILCEEDPYFLELVRYIHLNPLRAGMVSDMNELGSYPWSGHAVLLGKRAMEGQETDEVLTRFGNTRARAVRGYWQFVADGITTGHRQDLVGGGLKRSQPDCMEIKEIAAFDERILGSGGFVEKLTQGASVVEKNKPRLALVELLDRVCAVTGVVADRMQCPGKERAVARAKAIFCYLAVREYGYTGTEAGKVVGIGSAGASIAARRGAELLKSYPELGI
- a CDS encoding RHS repeat protein, whose translation is MKILRGRSENLKGASLLYCISQHFRTDVQDVTTFTYDANGNMLTKTEPLIGTTTYDNYDALGNPGTITDANGNATIYTYDAAGRVLTVKAPGDTNYTEYIYTASGCGSCGGATTRIGTIIQPEGNRIDYTYDTNGKLQKITDSQNNSINYSYDSEGNKLKEEIKDPSGILQKTISYQYDVINRLKQIKNPDATYTEFGYDALGNRTSSKNPKQNLTTSQYDALSRLTATIQPGNVTTGFTYDTNNNLTTVTDANSNSTTYKYDDLNGRLGGRCLLINYCH